In Vitis vinifera cultivar Pinot Noir 40024 chromosome 11, ASM3070453v1, a genomic segment contains:
- the LOC100245566 gene encoding MOB kinase activator-like 1A, with translation MSLFGLGSRNQKTFRPKKSAPSGSKGAQLQKHIDATLGSGNLREAVRLPPGEDPNEWLAVNTVDFFNQVNILYGTLTEFCTASICPTMSAGPKYEYRWADGVTIKKPIEVSAPKYVEYLMDWIETQLDDESIFPQKLGAPFPNNFQDVVKTIFKRLFRVYAHIYHSHFQKIVSLKEEAHLNTCFKHFVLFTWEFRLIDKGELAPLYDLIESILQL, from the exons TTCAGGGAGCAAG GGTGCACAACTTCAAAAACACATTGATGCCACCTTGGGTAGTGGAAACTTGAGGGAAGCAGTACGGCTTCCCCCAGGAGAAGATCCTAATGAGTGGCTGGCTGTAAACA CGGTGGACTTCTTCAACCAAGTAAACATTCTGTATGGTACACTTACTGAATTCTGTACAGCATCCATCTGCCCGACAATGTCAGCAGGGCCAAA ATACGAGTATAGATGGGCTGATGGAGTCACAATTAAGAAACCCATTGAGGTGTCTGCTCCAAAGTATGTCGAATATCTGATGGACTGGATTGAAACTCAGCTAGACGACGAATCAATATTTCCTCAAAAATTGG GGGCAccatttccaaataatttccaGGATGTTGTTAAGACAATTTTCAAGCGCTTGTTTCGCGTATATGCCCACATATATCACTCGCATTTTCAGAAGATTGTCAGTTTAAAGGAAGAAGCTCATCTCAATACCTGCTTTAAGCATTTCGTTCTGTTTACTTGG GAATTTCGCCTGATTGACAAGGGGGAGCTTGCACCTCTCTATGACCTCATCGAGTCTATTCTACAGCTATAG